CATGTCCCCATTACATCAAGCGGGCCACCGGTCCCCGCTGTGCCCGTCTCGGACGGAGTCGCCGCTCGCACGGCGGACGGGGATTTCCGGGTCGAGGGCGGTTCCCGGCATCGACAGGTCGCGTCCGGGGCGGACCAGCCCGGTTTCGTAGGCCAGGATGACGAGCTGGGTGCGCGAACTCAGATTGAGTTTCTGCATCACGTGGTAGACGTGCGACTTGACGGTCAACTCGGCCAGTCCGAGGTTCTCGGCGATCTCGGCGTTGGATCCCCCGCGCGCCACCTGGAGCAGCACGTCTCGTTCCCGATCGGTCAGCGGCGCCAGTTCGAGCGAGGCGTCGCGCATCTCCAACGCGGCGAACCGGTGCAACAACCTGCGCGTGACGCTCGGGGCGAGCAGGGCGTCACCGGATGCCACGGTGCGAACGGCGCGGAGCAGTTCCTCCGGCGGCGCGTCCTTGAGCAGGAAACCGCTGACTCCGGCCCGCAGTGCGGAGTAGACGTACTCGTCCAGGTCGTGGACCGTCAGCATGATCACGGCTGTACGTCCGTGCGTGG
This portion of the Actinopolyspora lacussalsi genome encodes:
- a CDS encoding DNA-binding NarL/FixJ family response regulator (product_source=COG2197; cath_funfam=1.10.10.10,3.40.50.2300; cog=COG2197; pfam=PF00072,PF00196; smart=SM00421,SM00448; superfamily=46894,52172); this encodes MTQSVTDVLVADDQAMIRGGLVALLSAEPDLRVTAEADDGRSAVAAVRRRMPDVVLMDIRMPGTDGIVAADEIVRTTHGRTAVIMLTVHDLDEYVYSALRAGVSGFLLKDAPPEELLRAVRTVASGDALLAPSVTRRLLHRFAALEMRDASLELAPLTDRERDVLLQVARGGSNAEIAENLGLAELTVKSHVYHVMQKLNLSSRTQLVILAYETGLVRPGRDLSMPGTALDPEIPVRRASGDSVRDGHSGDRWPA